Proteins co-encoded in one Spirosoma endbachense genomic window:
- a CDS encoding IS256 family transposase, giving the protein MTNENEFDFEAFKQAAIKGLYEGKPLTGENGLFAPLLKHFLESALEGEMDGHLAQTRLPEQNRRNGKTTKQVKSSAGPLELQTPRDRTGSYQPQIVPKRQVILTPQLEQKVLSLYGVGNSYADISKHLLEMYGYSLSDSELTAITDKVIPAMREWQNRPLESLYTLVWLDGIYYKVRHDGKVVTRVLYSVIGLSLAGKKQVLGIYTAESESAKFWLTVLTDLKQRGVEDLLISCVDGLKGFDTAIASVFPTTTVQLCIVHQLRNSFRFVPDKYLKDLANDLKTVYQASNREQGLENLLVVQEKWGSAYPKAVQPWLEKWELLSPFFDYPPAIRKAMYTTNTVEGYHRQLRKVTKTKGAFSSDVALQKLVYLVIQNLQIKWETTTYNWKEIINQFSIIFEERIKSHRFE; this is encoded by the coding sequence ATGACTAACGAGAACGAGTTCGACTTTGAAGCCTTCAAACAAGCGGCTATCAAAGGCCTTTACGAAGGCAAACCCCTGACGGGCGAAAACGGCTTATTCGCTCCTTTGCTTAAACACTTTTTAGAGTCCGCTTTGGAAGGAGAAATGGATGGCCATTTGGCGCAAACCCGACTTCCTGAGCAGAACCGCCGAAACGGCAAAACTACCAAGCAGGTTAAAAGTAGCGCTGGTCCTTTAGAGTTACAGACTCCGCGGGATCGCACCGGTAGCTACCAACCCCAGATCGTACCCAAACGACAGGTCATCCTCACGCCCCAACTCGAACAGAAGGTTTTATCGCTCTACGGTGTAGGAAACAGCTACGCTGACATCAGCAAACACCTGTTGGAGATGTACGGCTATTCACTGTCTGACAGCGAATTAACAGCCATTACGGACAAAGTCATTCCGGCTATGCGGGAATGGCAAAATCGACCATTGGAAAGCCTATACACCTTGGTGTGGCTCGACGGCATCTATTACAAAGTGCGCCATGATGGCAAAGTGGTCACGCGTGTGCTTTATAGCGTGATCGGGCTGAGTTTGGCAGGCAAAAAGCAAGTACTCGGCATTTACACGGCTGAGAGTGAATCGGCTAAATTCTGGTTGACCGTACTCACCGATCTGAAACAACGGGGAGTAGAAGACTTGCTGATTAGCTGTGTGGATGGCTTGAAAGGTTTTGATACAGCCATTGCCAGTGTTTTCCCCACCACTACCGTGCAGCTTTGTATTGTGCACCAACTCCGTAACAGTTTCCGGTTCGTGCCCGACAAGTACCTAAAAGACTTGGCTAACGATCTAAAGACGGTTTATCAGGCTTCTAACCGCGAGCAAGGCTTAGAAAATTTGTTAGTAGTGCAAGAAAAATGGGGCTCAGCCTATCCTAAAGCGGTCCAGCCGTGGTTAGAGAAATGGGAACTACTGTCTCCTTTTTTCGACTATCCACCTGCGATTCGCAAGGCAATGTATACGACCAATACAGTCGAAGGCTATCATCGGCAGCTGCGCAAAGTGACCAAAACGAAAGGGGCTTTTTCGTCGGATGTCGCTTTACAAAAGTTGGTTTATCTGGTTATCCAGAATTTGCAGATCAAGTGGGAAACGACGACTTACAACTGGAAAGAGATCATTAATCAGTTCAGCATTATCTTTGAGGAGCGGATTAAATCACATCGCTTCGAATAA
- a CDS encoding IS3 family transposase (programmed frameshift), protein MAKSTRRVHDANFKTKVVLETLKGHKTLAQLSSEFGIHATQITQWKQQALEGLPTLFNGLVSSPMADYEREQIEAPLFQQIGQLKVENDYLKKKLRTNLVSDRRCLIEPAHNQLSINQQCELLGITRASYYYQPVGESAANLALMAQIDKLFTERPELGVRRMQQELTTTQTPVNLKRVRRLMRLMSLEAIYCKPNLSKPAEGHQIYPYLLGGVTIEEPNHVWSTDITYIPMANGFLYLCAVIDWYTRFVLSWRLSNTLLVDFCIDALQDALKQWGKPRIFNTDQGGQFTSPRFLGPLKAAEIQISMDGKGRAIDNIFIERLWRTVKYEHIYLQAYPDGLALERGLAKYFHFYNYGRKHQSLDYHTPAQWYIEGTKGKKNTISQSAGTILN, encoded by the exons ATGGCCAAATCAACTCGGCGTGTTCACGACGCAAACTTCAAGACCAAAGTGGTCCTGGAAACATTAAAGGGGCACAAAACTCTGGCTCAACTCAGCAGCGAATTCGGTATTCATGCTACTCAAATTACTCAGTGGAAGCAACAAGCCTTAGAGGGTTTACCCACGCTGTTCAATGGGCTAGTCAGTTCGCCTATGGCAGACTACGAACGGGAGCAGATCGAAGCCCCCTTGTTTCAACAAATTGGCCAACTCAAGGTGGAAAACGACTACCTCAAAAAAAAATTACGGACGA ATCTAGTCAGCGACCGGCGTTGCCTGATTGAGCCTGCTCATAATCAGTTAAGTATTAATCAACAGTGTGAGCTACTGGGCATTACCCGCGCCAGCTATTACTATCAGCCAGTGGGTGAATCAGCAGCAAACCTGGCATTAATGGCACAGATCGACAAACTCTTTACCGAACGACCTGAGTTGGGTGTGCGCCGAATGCAGCAAGAGCTAACCACAACACAAACCCCTGTAAATCTCAAACGTGTACGGCGGCTAATGCGGTTGATGAGCCTGGAAGCGATCTATTGCAAACCGAATTTGTCAAAACCTGCTGAGGGACATCAAATTTACCCCTATCTGTTAGGCGGTGTAACCATTGAAGAGCCTAACCATGTTTGGTCAACGGATATAACGTACATTCCGATGGCCAACGGATTTCTTTATCTGTGTGCGGTCATCGACTGGTATACCCGTTTTGTGCTAAGTTGGCGCTTATCGAACACCTTGCTAGTTGATTTTTGCATTGATGCTTTACAGGATGCACTTAAGCAATGGGGTAAGCCTCGGATTTTCAATACCGACCAAGGGGGCCAGTTCACCAGTCCTCGTTTTTTAGGGCCCCTAAAAGCGGCTGAAATCCAAATCAGTATGGATGGAAAAGGCCGGGCCATAGACAATATTTTTATTGAGCGACTATGGCGAACAGTGAAATACGAGCATATCTATTTGCAGGCTTACCCAGATGGTTTAGCTTTAGAGCGCGGTTTAGCCAAGTACTTTCATTTTTATAACTATGGCCGCAAACACCAGTCGCTGGATTACCATACGCCAGCCCAATGGTATATTGAGGGTACAAAGGGGAAGAAAAATACAATTTCGCAGTCAGCTGGTACCATCTTAAATTGA
- a CDS encoding immunity 8 family protein yields MKPILVDFDSADVPDLFSYQPEDPEVFGFSLNLAVGIEGQKGADNFQLMVATPKYIQKMYPNQTSILLRHYLLVFRYDFNEILDVINGYIRSINEDIWEKVGEKVGRIAQWEFEDYKPYQK; encoded by the coding sequence ATGAAACCTATCCTTGTCGATTTCGATTCTGCTGACGTACCAGACTTGTTCAGTTATCAACCCGAAGATCCCGAGGTTTTTGGCTTCTCGCTTAACCTGGCTGTCGGAATTGAAGGACAAAAAGGAGCTGATAACTTTCAACTTATGGTTGCCACACCTAAGTACATTCAAAAAATGTATCCTAACCAAACATCTATCCTACTTCGACACTATCTCCTCGTATTTCGCTATGACTTCAATGAGATTCTGGATGTGATCAATGGATATATCCGCTCTATTAACGAGGATATATGGGAAAAGGTGGGCGAAAAGGTAGGAAGGATAGCTCAATGGGAGTTTGAAGACTATAAACCCTATCAAAAATAG
- a CDS encoding SMI1/KNR4 family protein — translation MYEDLISNLTLNDKPDNGAFSRLADRYSTVLSSDYLAFIRLHNGANGLVGDNYLSIWPIADVLEVTELHQINDDPYKQFVIIGSTGYFHYGVRDRVFYELDMIDDSYSREMGGNFVDFLRALKAQ, via the coding sequence ATGTACGAAGACTTGATTAGTAATCTTACGCTGAATGACAAGCCGGATAATGGGGCATTTTCCAGACTGGCTGATCGATATAGCACTGTTCTTTCGTCTGACTACTTGGCGTTTATTAGATTACATAATGGGGCAAATGGGCTTGTTGGGGACAACTATCTATCAATATGGCCTATCGCTGATGTACTTGAAGTGACGGAATTGCACCAAATTAATGATGACCCTTACAAGCAGTTTGTCATTATTGGTTCGACTGGCTATTTCCACTATGGAGTCCGTGATCGGGTATTCTACGAACTGGATATGATTGACGATAGCTATTCTAGGGAAATGGGTGGCAATTTTGTAGATTTTTTAAGAGCTCTTAAGGCGCAGTGA
- a CDS encoding DUF1353 domain-containing protein: protein MLIGASGWTPSEGQFLGSVVAQWIDAEGDHHKMRLLNDFGFTDFKGKTWQVPKGVLIDDSSIPKALWVQVGSPLTGPYREAVVLHNYYCNYKKEPWFLVHRMFYEACLTAGLPEVKAKLLFAGVFATSQRWLPVYGKSGISATTLTFQGYQLSNVSISEVEFKEAEEWIEMKNPSLDEIVIRLHCLIKAKKEKRLFKPNDLNNAVSSN from the coding sequence ATGTTAATAGGCGCGTCTGGCTGGACGCCAAGTGAGGGACAGTTTTTAGGTAGTGTTGTGGCTCAATGGATAGACGCTGAAGGTGATCACCATAAAATGAGGCTCCTCAATGACTTTGGCTTTACTGACTTTAAGGGAAAGACTTGGCAAGTACCCAAGGGTGTTTTGATCGACGACTCGTCTATCCCCAAGGCTCTGTGGGTGCAAGTAGGTTCGCCCCTAACAGGACCTTATCGGGAGGCAGTGGTCCTTCATAATTATTACTGTAACTACAAAAAAGAGCCCTGGTTTTTGGTGCATCGAATGTTCTATGAAGCCTGCCTAACAGCAGGCTTACCAGAAGTTAAAGCTAAACTGTTGTTTGCGGGGGTATTTGCCACGAGTCAACGGTGGTTACCTGTTTACGGTAAAAGTGGGATTAGTGCGACGACTTTAACGTTTCAAGGATACCAATTAAGCAATGTATCAATCTCAGAAGTAGAGTTTAAGGAGGCAGAAGAATGGATAGAGATGAAAAATCCATCTCTAGACGAGATTGTAATTCGGTTACATTGCTTGATAAAAGCAAAAAAAGAAAAGCGTTTATTCAAGCCAAACGATTTAAATAACGCCGTGTCTAGTAATTAG
- a CDS encoding cadherin repeat domain-containing protein — DPGSLTTSTTLVLTVSPAPIVNTAPSVANAIPPQSATVGSGFSYLIPANTFTDTETPASLTL; from the coding sequence CTGATCCGGGTTCGCTGACCACCAGCACAACCCTGGTGCTCACCGTCAGCCCTGCTCCTATCGTGAACACCGCGCCCAGTGTGGCTAATGCTATCCCGCCCCAGTCGGCCACGGTGGGCAGTGGGTTTAGCTATCTCATCCCAGCCAACACCTTTACCGATACCGAGACACCCGCCAGTCTAACCCTGT
- a CDS encoding recombinase family protein codes for MNYICYYRVSTKAQGRSGLGLSDQQSIVNRYLRKEDQIVAEFTEIESGRKSERPNLQEAIRACHQYKAKLLIAKLDRLSRNVAFVMTLRDSGVDFVACDLPDANTLTVGMMVTFAQYEAERTSERTRAALAQKKTQGFKLGKPKNLTLQAIQKGKAIRVANALTHKANVQATEVAILYRNKGMTYAEIADKLNQTHYQTRRNKQFDGKAVYRLLNKIF; via the coding sequence ATGAATTACATCTGTTACTATCGAGTATCGACTAAAGCACAAGGGCGATCAGGGCTTGGACTGAGTGATCAGCAATCCATTGTGAACCGTTACTTACGGAAAGAAGATCAGATTGTAGCGGAGTTTACCGAAATTGAATCCGGTCGAAAGAGCGAACGGCCAAATCTCCAAGAAGCTATCAGGGCTTGTCATCAGTATAAGGCAAAACTCCTTATTGCAAAGCTCGACCGGCTAAGCCGCAATGTCGCTTTTGTAATGACATTGAGGGATTCGGGCGTTGATTTCGTGGCTTGTGATCTGCCGGATGCCAATACATTGACTGTTGGTATGATGGTTACGTTTGCTCAATACGAAGCGGAACGAACTTCTGAGCGTACGCGTGCAGCCTTGGCACAAAAAAAAACCCAAGGTTTTAAGTTGGGTAAGCCGAAAAATCTGACTTTACAGGCCATTCAGAAAGGTAAAGCAATTAGGGTAGCTAATGCGTTAACTCACAAAGCGAATGTACAAGCTACTGAAGTGGCCATATTATACCGGAATAAAGGTATGACCTATGCTGAAATAGCTGACAAGCTGAACCAGACACATTATCAGACCAGGCGGAATAAGCAATTTGACGGGAAAGCCGTTTATCGTCTGCTGAATAAAATATTTTGA